TAAGGATTGTTCCTGTGTTGTCTCTCAATTGAATTGTGCGAGGTCCGGTTGTTGTAGCGTATACTTTAACTGAAACCAAGGTACATGGTGCAAGCACATCAAAATCAAGTCCGCCATTCACGGTACTTGTTGTTGAACCTGAACCGTTTGTTCTACCACCGTTGTTTAATGTTCCTGGGTAGTTAGTTGTTTCATCCACATAGTAAGTTGTTGTTGTACTGATTGTAGGAGTGGTGTAACTAGCACCTGTTGCAAGTGGAGCACCACCTGTTGAAGCTGTATACCAATTTAATGTTCCACCTGATCCTGCCGCAGAAATGTTGAAAGAAGCCGGGCCAGGACCTGCAGCGCCTGTTCCTGTTGGGCTAGGAGCTGCTAATACAGAAACAACTGTAGGAGCAGATGTCCAGTTTTGACACAATCCTGTTGTTGTTAAAGAATAAGTTCCTGAGGTAGTCGGGTTAATCGCTTGTGTTGTTGCAGTAAATCCAGATGGTCCGGTCCAGCTATATGCTGAAGCAGGAGTACTGGTTAATGTCAATGTTCCTGCACATGAATTTGCACCAGATGATGTAACAGTTGGTGTTTCGTTCGGGTTTAACACAGTCGTAACATTTGGAGAAATGTTGGTGCAACCAGCAGCATTCGTTACTTTAACATTGTATGTTCCTGTTGTACTAACAACAATAGAGCTTGTTGTTGCACCATTTGACCATAAGTAAGAAGTATAACCAGCCGGAGCTGTTAATGTTACAGAACCTGCAGTACAAAATGCATAAGGTCCCGGAATTACGTTTCCTGTAATTGTGCAACCGCTTTCCACAACAGTTACAAATTGATCAGCAGATAAAGGGCCTAATGTTGTTGTTCCTCCTGCTGGCCAGTCGATGACAGCAGAAGTAATGGTTGTAGCAGAACCTAAACCAAAATGCAATTGCATTGAGTTGGCAGTTCCATACGTTTCACCTGCTCTAACTTCACGAATTTGTGTTCCGAAAGAACCGGTAATGGTTACACGAGCACCAATAGCATCGTGGTTACTAGCAGTACCTGTTAAGTTAAAGGTGATGTAGTGATTACCATTTTTGTTGTTTAAATATAAAACGTCATCATCAACAGTTGAAGGTGAGTTATAAATATTTCCATAAGATGTTTGTAAATCGATAAAGCCATCGTGATTCAAATCACCTGTTGCAAAAGATAATAAACCTCCTAAGTTTGGAAGCACACCAGTTACTGGCGTAAATGTCATGTCTCCGTTGTTGTGCCACATATACCATTGTGACCCGGAAATCATAATGTCTAAATATCCATCGTTGTCAAAATCTTCAACAACGGATTCAATCGGATCGATTGATGTTACCCATCCTGTTGATGCTGTAACATCTGTAAAATGTCCGGAACCGTCATTTTTTAAAATTTGTCCGTTTTCACCATGATTGGTCATCACGATATCAAAGTCGCCATCGTTATCCAAATCACCAAAGCTGGTTGTCCAGGTTTGTTTGAAATTGGAAACCTCAATTCCATAAGTTGCTGCTTGCTCAGTATATACATTACTTCCGTTGTTTACAAACAAACGATCTCTTCTACGTTGGTCAGAAGAGCTAGAAGCAGATTGACGACAATGTGCAATGTATAAATCCAAATCACCATCGTTATCAAAATCCAACCAAACACTTCCGTAGTTTCCTGAATCGTAAGGGTCGCCACTATAAGTCATTCCCGGATTAATTTCGGTATTGATTAAAGAGGTTGTTAATGACATTGTACCTGCATTATTTTTATAAACTTTCATGTAGTCATTGTCATCACAAACGGCTAAGTCAACCCAGCCATCGTTATCGATATCACCAAAGGTGATGTTTTGAACGAAGTAAGAGCCGGATAATGTAGTTTGCGTTTTTGTGATGGTACTTCCTGACCAGAAAAGTTTTACTAAATACATGGTTCCGTTCACACCGGTAGCCACATCTTTCCATCCATTGTGATCTACATCGGCTAGGGCCATTCCCCATACGTTTGTTCCACCGGTAATGGTTCCTAAATCATAGTTTGTAAATGTACCGTTAGCATTTTGTAAATCAATCACCAATACATCGGATTGATCCATTTTAACGATGTCATCAAGACCATCGTTGTTAATATCAACAACCGAAATAGCACAACCGCTTCGGGTTAAATTTGAAATTAAGCTGTTGGAGTTAGTAAAAGAAAACTGCGCATTGGCACTAATTGCACCTAATAAACACGCTGAAGCTAAAACTAACGACTTGTGGAAAGTAGTTTTTACCATGATTACTGTTTTGATTTTATTTAATTATTTAGTTTAGAGATGAATAAAGTAAAGAAATATCTTAGGATTTTACAACTTTTTTGAAGATTATTTTGTTTCCGGTGGCGATTCTCAGATAATAAATGCCCGAAGCTTGCGGTAAATATAGGCTCATGCTTGGTTGAAACCCTAAATTTTGATGTTGCGCTTGCAATTTACCTTCAGCATTGAATACTTCGACAGATTTGATAAGTGTTCCATACTCCGAAGAGATGTAAACTTTGCCATCCATCGAAATCGTAGGCCATGCTTTTACCAACTCGTTGGATGAATAGGTTTCAATTCCTGTTGGGATTAACACATTGTTGATGCTGTCTTGTGCTACTAAAATCGGACTTTGATCGGCACTGTTGTACATGGTTTCAAAGGTGTTGATTTCTGCTGTTGAATAAGTGAACATGTGATCAACCCATTTTGGTGGAACGGATTGGAAATATACTTTGGATTTAATATCAATGTTTCCAACTGCTCCGGCCAATGGAACAGCAAAGTGAACCCAATCCACACCGCTTCCTTCAACAGAAGCCACTTTGTTAAAATCGGCATCTGCAAGCGCATCATTCGAAATTTTAACAGTGTCGTAAACAGCCGATGCAGTTGTAAATCCTAATGGTGGAATTCGGTTGTCTTTTAATAGAATGGCCGCTCGTTCCAAAACGGAAGTGAAGTTGCCTCCCACATCACCCGGAACCAATTCGTAAATTTGTGGAACATGCGATTGATTAATTACATCGTGATGTCCTTCGAAATTTGAATTTTCTCCGATAACTCGGTATTGATTATTAAAAATACCGGTTTGGAAAATCGTGTCTCCGGCTCCGTCAATCACAACAAATTGCAAAACAGCTCTGCGTGATGGATAACCGGATGGAAATTTATGTCCGGCTTTATTTTTTAACATGACTTTGAAATAAGCAGTGTCAGAGGTTGTACTCACTAACTGTAAATCAAAGTCCAACGATTTTTCTTGAAGCATCGCTGTTGTTGCAACAATGGTCGAATCAAAACTCTTGAAAGGAACCGTGATGCCTAACGCTGTTTTGTTGTTTTTAATCAAGTTCAACATAAATAAATTGGCTCCCGCAAATGTGTGTTGATTAAAGGGCGTGCGTGGTGTTAAACCGGTAAATCCATTGGCAATAATAATATATTCATTCACAGGAGGCATGTGACATGTTTGGCACTTCACATTGGTAGATGGATAATCGGAATTAACATACTCATGATACGTTGCTTGCTCCACAAAATGCCCTCCGGTAAATGCACCTGCTAAGTCAACAGATTCAGTAATCAGTGTATGACAAGCGGAACAAACTCTGGATTCATCCATGTGTGAACTATAGGTAGGAGTTAAACCTTCATACAATTGCATGGGAGCAACAAAGGGTGCAACGAAAGGACCGTAAACACTTAAACTGGTATCATAAGGAATGTTACCAGAAAACGTAAATCCAACTGTTGGTTTGATGGTATGACAGCTCATGCAGGATACGCCATCCATACCTAATGAGTCAGTTGCTAAATCGGTAAGTGAATAAAATGGTTCTCCATGAAACTTAGAGGTGAATGCACCCATTGGGGCATGGCAATCCAAACATTTATTTTGTAGAGGGCCTGCATGCGCAGGATTAACAGTTATTTCATGTGATACTTTTGCTTTCCAAAATGGATCTTTTGAAGATAATGCCATCATAGAGCTTTCCCAACGATCAACTAAATTGACATCTTCTCCCGCTTCGTTAATGTTTGCTACTTGAGCCGAATCATATCCATGACAGCCTCTGCAGCTGGTGGATGGCAAAAAATATTCTCCGGGTTCAATAGGTGCTCTTGTTGCAATTCCATTGTAGGCATCCAATTGTGATTGTGTGTGAAATTTTTTAACCGGGTTTTTAGATGCAGCAGAGTTCATAAATTTAAACCCGATTGCTAATCCGATAATGATACAGATGATGGTAATTTTTTTTATGCTCATAGTTGTTGTTTGATAAACAAATATAGAGAATAAAGGTTGGAATTAAAAGCCAAAATCGTTCAACAAGCCTAATCTTGAGATAAATCATAAACAAAAAACTCCCGAAAGGTTATTTCGGGAGTTTTTCGTTATTTGGTACTGCGCTTTTTAAATTCGTTGATTCCTTCATCCATCCAATTGATGTATTCCGGTATTCCGGATTTATAACCTCTCGGATTGGCTAGTAATTGTTCGTTATGGTCGATTAAAACATACAAGGGCTGAGTGCTTTGTTTATAAAGTGTTTCTTCCATGTATTTAAACTTATCTCCAATAGTGGTAATTTCTCTTTCTTGTCCGAACCAAAATACTTTCATGTAATCTTTTGGGTCTAATTCGGTTTTGTCGTCTACATATAAAGACACAAGCACGACATTATTATTCAGTCGTTTGGTTACTTCCGCATCGGGCCAAATAAAGTCTTCCGTTTTTCTGCAGTTGGCACATTGAAATCCTGTAAAGTCAATCATTAAAGGCTTTCCAACTTTTTTTGCATAGGCCAACGCATTTTTGTAATCGTTCTTGAAATGTACAATTCCATTTTTGCTGGTATGAATAAATGGTGCGAACTCCGGATCGATGTTACTTACATGCGCATTGCTTGTTGCGCTTGAGCCACCAAAACCATTTGGCGATTCAGAATTTTCATATGCAGGTAAAACACCACTGAACAATTTTAATGGAGCACCCCATAATCCCGGAATTAAATAAATCGTTACAAAAAACGAAAGAATGATGAAGAACAAGCGTGTAACAGAAAGGTGTTTGGTATCACTGTCGTGAGATGTTTTAAATCCGCCCAACAAATAGATGGTCATTAATCCGAAAATGACTACCCAAAGTGAAATAAAAACTTCACGTGTTAATATTCCCCAATTGTAAGCAACATCAACGTTGGATGCAAATTTTAATGCAAGTGCTAATTCTAAAAATCCTAGCACTACTTTAACAGTGTTTAACCAACCGCCACTTTTCGGCATGGAGTTTAGCATGGAAGGGAAGAAAGCAAATAAGCCAAATGGAAGTGCTAATCCGGATGAGAATCCAAACATGGCCCAGAAAGCACCGGATGTATTTCCGGATGTTGAAGCAGCCACCAATGCATTTCCAACCATCGGGCCGGTGCAGGAGAAGGAAACCACCACTAAGGCCAATGCCATAAAAAAGATGCCGGCAA
This window of the Bacteroidota bacterium genome carries:
- a CDS encoding VCBS repeat-containing protein, with translation MVKTTFHKSLVLASACLLGAISANAQFSFTNSNSLISNLTRSGCAISVVDINNDGLDDIVKMDQSDVLVIDLQNANGTFTNYDLGTITGGTNVWGMALADVDHNGWKDVATGVNGTMYLVKLFWSGSTITKTQTTLSGSYFVQNITFGDIDNDGWVDLAVCDDNDYMKVYKNNAGTMSLTTSLINTEINPGMTYSGDPYDSGNYGSVWLDFDNDGDLDLYIAHCRQSASSSSDQRRRDRLFVNNGSNVYTEQAATYGIEVSNFKQTWTTSFGDLDNDGDFDIVMTNHGENGQILKNDGSGHFTDVTASTGWVTSIDPIESVVEDFDNDGYLDIMISGSQWYMWHNNGDMTFTPVTGVLPNLGGLLSFATGDLNHDGFIDLQTSYGNIYNSPSTVDDDVLYLNNKNGNHYITFNLTGTASNHDAIGARVTITGSFGTQIREVRAGETYGTANSMQLHFGLGSATTITSAVIDWPAGGTTTLGPLSADQFVTVVESGCTITGNVIPGPYAFCTAGSVTLTAPAGYTSYLWSNGATTSSIVVSTTGTYNVKVTNAAGCTNISPNVTTVLNPNETPTVTSSGANSCAGTLTLTSTPASAYSWTGPSGFTATTQAINPTTSGTYSLTTTGLCQNWTSAPTVVSVLAAPSPTGTGAAGPGPASFNISAAGSGGTLNWYTASTGGAPLATGASYTTPTISTTTTYYVDETTNYPGTLNNGGRTNGSGSTTSTVNGGLDFDVLAPCTLVSVKVYATTTGPRTIQLRDNTGTILNTMTTGSLPIDSSVVTLNFPLTPGVAYRLTQPSTPSLKRNTVGVTYPYTTAGLVNITNGWTGSATSSSAYYYYYDWKIQTPNLDCTSPRVPVTATVTTLTGINALSANNGVAIYPNPASTFVNVEFGYNMNSLTVVEVTDVTGRLVKTHSISNPSQGQIVSVDVADLNAGSYFITIKNDTQKLVQKLVLTK
- a CDS encoding T9SS type A sorting domain-containing protein, whose protein sequence is MSIKKITIICIIIGLAIGFKFMNSAASKNPVKKFHTQSQLDAYNGIATRAPIEPGEYFLPSTSCRGCHGYDSAQVANINEAGEDVNLVDRWESSMMALSSKDPFWKAKVSHEITVNPAHAGPLQNKCLDCHAPMGAFTSKFHGEPFYSLTDLATDSLGMDGVSCMSCHTIKPTVGFTFSGNIPYDTSLSVYGPFVAPFVAPMQLYEGLTPTYSSHMDESRVCSACHTLITESVDLAGAFTGGHFVEQATYHEYVNSDYPSTNVKCQTCHMPPVNEYIIIANGFTGLTPRTPFNQHTFAGANLFMLNLIKNNKTALGITVPFKSFDSTIVATTAMLQEKSLDFDLQLVSTTSDTAYFKVMLKNKAGHKFPSGYPSRRAVLQFVVIDGAGDTIFQTGIFNNQYRVIGENSNFEGHHDVINQSHVPQIYELVPGDVGGNFTSVLERAAILLKDNRIPPLGFTTASAVYDTVKISNDALADADFNKVASVEGSGVDWVHFAVPLAGAVGNIDIKSKVYFQSVPPKWVDHMFTYSTAEINTFETMYNSADQSPILVAQDSINNVLIPTGIETYSSNELVKAWPTISMDGKVYISSEYGTLIKSVEVFNAEGKLQAQHQNLGFQPSMSLYLPQASGIYYLRIATGNKIIFKKVVKS
- a CDS encoding thioredoxin family protein yields the protein MKNIFRFFLLLTGVLLFNATTAQVVDPVKWKLSSKKISDCEYEIQFTGTMEEHWHVYSLNQSGNDGPMPANIFVDKSNDYEAIGKPTEGTPIKAMDKVFEMEVLYFEKTVTFKQKIRLKANKEVVVKGKYEYQACTEEKCIFPPATPFEFKFKGTAECEKGGVKLVPVETNGTNTPFVIDSEAVVKAFTNKSNTSTEVKEIKSEVPVTTTAQTTTLKTEVDDTSLEGKPWWSILLTGFLWGFAALFTPCVFPLIPMNVSFFLKRSKTKAKGKLNAVLYALSIIVIFVSLGLGISAIWGGGALNTFATSAGFNFVIFILLLVFAASFLGAFEIVLPSAFVNKIDAQGDRGGFAGIFFMALALVVVSFSCTGPMVGNALVAASTSGNTSGAFWAMFGFSSGLALPFGLFAFFPSMLNSMPKSGGWLNTVKVVLGFLELALALKFASNVDVAYNWGILTREVFISLWVVIFGLMTIYLLGGFKTSHDSDTKHLSVTRLFFIILSFFVTIYLIPGLWGAPLKLFSGVLPAYENSESPNGFGGSSATSNAHVSNIDPEFAPFIHTSKNGIVHFKNDYKNALAYAKKVGKPLMIDFTGFQCANCRKTEDFIWPDAEVTKRLNNNVVLVSLYVDDKTELDPKDYMKVFWFGQEREITTIGDKFKYMEETLYKQSTQPLYVLIDHNEQLLANPRGYKSGIPEYINWMDEGINEFKKRSTK